One Ricinus communis isolate WT05 ecotype wild-type chromosome 7, ASM1957865v1, whole genome shotgun sequence genomic region harbors:
- the LOC8262893 gene encoding uncharacterized protein LOC8262893, protein MRPISMSLLSQSHPAPLPPTPQEQEQDQELPYQPPPPPPPRAAQHKLLAPSLPLYKQHSWSPDIYRDEAWLRRKGNSKKKKSKSVTDEDVDELKACIELGFGFDSPEMDQRLSDTLPALGLYHAVNKHYYDHTFSKPVMAASSSSTASDCDSPSPLGSPHAIFGPGDNPQTVKTRLRQWAQVVACSVRQCSSSSS, encoded by the exons ATGAGGCCTATATCCATGTCCCTCCTATCCCAATCCCACCCGGCACCACTCCCCCCAACCccacaagaacaagaacaagatCAAGAATTGCCGTATCAACCGCCTCCGCCTCCACCACCGCGAGCAGCACAACACAAGTTGCTTGCACCATCATTACCGCTGTATAAACAGCATTCTTGGTCACCGGATATTTACAGGGATGAAGCGTGGTTAAGGAGGAAAGGTAacagcaagaaaaagaaaagcaagagTGTCACTGACGAAGATGTTGATGAACTTAAAGCTTGTATTGAGTTAGGTTTTGGGTTTGACTCTCCTGAAATGGATCAACGCTTGTCTGATACTTTGCCAGCTTTGGGACTTTATCATGCTGTTAATAAGCACTATTATGATCATACCTTCTCTAAGCCTGTCATGGCGGCGTCGTCTTCGTCCACGGCCTCCGACTGTGACTCGCCATCTCCTTTGGGCAGCCCCCATGCCATCTTCGGCCCAG GCGACAATCCACAAACGGTGAAGACAAGGCTAAGGCAGTGGGCACAGGTGGTTGCTTGTTCGGTGCGGCAATGTTCTTCAAGTTCAAGCTAG